The Qipengyuania oceanensis genome includes the window CACGAGACGGTCTTCTTCGACGACATGCCGCGCAATGTCGACGGCGCGAAAGCGGCCGGCATGCATGCCTTCCTGTTTACCGACGCAGCGCAGGCGGAGCGCGACCTGGCAACACTGGGAGTGCAGGTTTGACGGCCCGCTTCAGGCAGGAATTCGTCGCCGAGCCGCAGCACATCGACGAGCTCGGCCACGTCAACAACACAGTCTGGGTCGGCTGGGTGCAGGACATGGCGACCGCGCACTGGCAGGCCGCCGCAGATGCAGAACATCGCGAGCGCTTCTTCTGGGTCGTGATCCGCCACGAGATCGATTATCGCGGCAATATCGGGCCCGGCGAAACGGTGACCGGTGAAACCTGGATCGAAGGCGGGCCGAAAGGCGCCAAGTCGCTGCGGCGGGTCGATTTTCGCGATTCCGAAGGCCGCCTGATCGTCTCTGCCGCTACCACCTGGGCGATGCTCGAGCGCGAGAGCCAGCGCCTCGCGCGGGTGCGCCCGGAAATTCTCGCCCCTTTCCAATAGCCTCGCCGCGACCTCGGCGCGATGTCGCGTTGTGGACATCTTTTGTGATGGTTTGTCACATATCCGTCATGCACGGCGCATAGAGGCGACCCCGAAACGTCACAAATGACATCAGGCGGGGTACCGACACATGAAATTCCCGATTACGAGCGCGGTGGTGGCCGTTGCGGTTGCAAGTGGCTGGGCGCTTCCCGCCCAGGCGCAGGACGCCGACAGCGCGGCCGTGCAGCAGGAACTTGCCGAGATGCGCGCGATGATGGCCCGCATGGCCGCCCGCATCGATACGCTGGAAGGCGAATTGGCGCAGGCCGAGGCGAAGGCCGACGCGGCGCAGACCAGCGCCGGCGAAGCAGTCGCAAGCGCGGCCGCAGCACAGGAAACCGCGTCCAAGGCTCCGTCGATTGCATGGAAGGGCGCCCCGCTGATCGAGGGCGAGGGTGGCTGGAGCTTCAAGCCGCGCGGGCGCCTGATGTACGACGTCGGCTTCAGCAGCGCGCCGTCTTCGACCGGGCGTGCCGACGGTTTCGGCAACGAGGCGCGCCGCGCCCGTCTGGGCGTCGAGGGCGATATCCCCGGCGGCTTCGGCTACAAGTTCGAGCTCGATTTCGCCGGCGGCGAGGTCGATGCGACCGACGCGTACCTCTCCTACGGCGATGGCCCGATCGAGGTGATCGTCGGCCAGCACAACAACTTCCAGTCGCTCGACGAGCTGACCAGCAGCCTGCATTCGAGCTTCATCGAGCGGGCCGCCTTCACCGACGCCTTCGGCTTCGAGCGCCGGGTCGGCGCTTCGGTGACATACAAGCAGGGCATCGTCCTCGCGCAGGCGGGCCTCTTCACCGACAACATCAACGACACGTCGAGCAAGAACCGCGGCGCGGATGCCCGGCTGGTGCTGATGCCCAAGATGGGCGACGCGCAGCTCCACCTCGGTGGCTCGGTCCATTACAACGACCTCGACGATCCGGCGGCGAGCGTGCGCTACCGCCAGCGACCTTTCGTCCACTTCACCTCGGAGCGCTTCGTCAACACCGGCAATCTCGCCGCTGCGAGCGAGACCGGCTACGGCCTCGAGGGCGCCGTCATCGCCGGGCCGTTCCACGCCGCGGCGGAAGGGTTCTGGCAACAGGTCTCGCGCCCCGGCGCGCTGTCCGATCCGACCTTCTTCGGCGGCTATGCGGAAGTCGGCTACTTCCTGACTTCGGGCGACAGCCGCGGCTACAAGAGCGGCAAGTTCGACCGCGTGAAGCCCGCCAACCCGGTCGGCAAGGGCGGCTTCGGTTCGGTCCAGGTCAACCTGCGCTACGACTATCTCGATCTCAACGATGCCGGCATTACCGGCGGCATCCAGAACGCCTACCAAGCCTCGCTGATCTGGAAGCCGACCGACTACGTCCTGTTCAGCCTCAACTACGGCAAGCAGGCCTACGACGACGCGGTCTATGCCGCGGCCGGCGGCGACACCTCCTACAGTGTCGATGCCTTCGGTGCGCGCGCCCAGGTCGACTTCTGATCGCCTGTCACGTTTGTGTCATGAACCGCGCCTAATCGCGCATGCATCCATCCAACGGGGAATACGAAAAATGAAACTCTTCAAATCCGCCTGCTTCGCTGCCGTCGCCACCCTGGCGCTTGCCGGTTGCGGCGAGAATTCGGCTGGCGGCGGCGCGCGCGATTCGATCCGTGCGGTCGGCTCGTCGACGGTCTATCCCTTTGCCAAGAACGTCGCCGAAAGCTTCGTGCGCTCGCACCCCGACTACAAGTCGCCGATCATCGAATCGATCGGTTCGGGCGCAGGCATCGCCGAATTCTGCAAGGGCGTCGGTGCCAACACCGCCGACATCGCCAATGCCTCGCGCCGGATGAAGGCGAGCGAGTTCGCCGACTGCCAGGCCAATGGCGTCAATGAAATCGTCGAAATCCAGGTCGGCCTCGACGGTATCGCGCTCGCTTCGGCCAAGGGCGGGATCGACATGGCTCTCACTCCCGAGCTCGTCTACAAGGCGCTGGCCGCCCGTCCGTTCGGCAAGGAACAGATCGCCAAGACCTGGAAGGACGTCGATCCCTCGTTCCCGGCCACCCCGATCCTCGTCTACGGCCCGCCGTCGACCTCCGGCACGCGCGACGCGCTCAAGGAGCTGATCCTCGAGGCAGGCTGCAAGACCGATCCGGCCACCGCGGCGCTCAAGGACAGCAACGAGGACGAGTTCAAGAAGGTCTGCACCGAAGTGCGTTCGGACGGCGCCTACGTCGACCAGGGCGAGCAGGACAACCTCATCGTCCAGAAGATCGAAGGCAATCCGAACGCCGTTGGCATCTTCGGCTACAGCTATCTCGAAGAGAACGCCGACAAGGTCCACGGCCTGACGATGAACGGGGTCGAGCCGACCTACGAGAACATCGCCAGCTTTGAATATCCGGGTGCGCGCCCGCTGTTCATGTACGTCAAGAAGGCGCATCTCGACGCCATTCCGGGCCTCAAGGAGTTCCTCGCAGAGTGGACGACGATGTGGTCGAAGGACGGCCCGCTCGCCAAGATCGGCCTGGTCGCTTCGCCCGATGACGTGATGGCCAAGAACCAGGCTGCCGCGACGCAGTTCACCACGCTCGATGGCAGCGAACTGAAGTAAGCCTGCGATCCGCCCCGGCGGAATGCAGCATCAAGAAAAAGGGCCGCTCCGTCAGTGCGACGGGGCGGCCCTTCTCGTTTGGGCAGGTGAGCCGGGTCAGAAGGTGACCGTGCCCCGGACGTAAAGGAAGCGGCCGCTGAACCCGAACGGCGAGAGCGAGGAATAGGGCAGGAAGCTGTTGTTCGTGCCGAAGTTCACCCCGTCGACCACGCCGACCGGCAGGCGGTCCGGATATTCGTCGAGCAGGTTGTTCGCGCCAACCGCCAGCTCGAAGAAGTCGGTCGGCTTCACCCGTGCCTCGAGGTCGACGACCCATTTCGGGCTCAGTTCGATGTCACCCGGCGCCTCGCCCGCAGGCACGCTGATGTCGTTGCGGATCTGCGGATTGGCGTCGGACGAAGCCAGGCCGTTCAGCGTCGCGGTGGTGACGCCATCGGCCAGCAGGATCTTGCCGTAGCGGTTCGCATTGACCGTGAGGCCGAACGGCCCGTTGTCGAGCGAGGCCCCCAGGTTCAGCTTGTTGCTCGGCTGACCGTCGGTCAGGCGCAAGCTTTCCTGCCGGGCGAACAGGCGGTTGGCGGTAAAGCCGCTGAAATCGCGCCGGTCGGTGATCTTGGTGTCGTTGATGTTAAAACCGACGTTGAGGCGCAGCGTGCCGATCCCGAATTCGGGGACACGGTAGCTGCCGACGATGTCGAGGCCCTGTGTCCGCGTGTCGATCCCGTTGATGAAGAACCGACCCGAAGTGCCGACCACGCCGGCGTTCTGCAGGATCTGCTCCACGTCGGCACCCTGCAGGTTCTCCGTCAGGACGATGCGGTCGTTGATCTCGATATTGTAGTAGTCGGCGGTGATGCTCAGCCCCGGGACCATGGTGAAGACCACGCCGGCGCTGAGGTTGAGCGATTCCTCGGGCTCGAGCGGCTGCGAACCGAGCGCGATCGCGATCGGCGAACCGACCGGGAAGGTCCCGACTTCGATCAGCTGACCGCCGACGTTGTTGGTCGAAGTGGTCGAGAAATACTGCTGGGCCATGCCGGGTGCACGGAAACCGGTCGATGCCGAGCCGCGGATGCCCAGCCCGTCGATCGGCTCGAAGCGCGCGGCCACCTTGCCGTTGATCGTGCTGCCGAAGTCCGAGAAGTGCTCGTAACGGCCCGCGACCTGGATGTTGAACATGTCCGACAGGTCGGTGTCGAGCTCGGCGTAGACCGCGTAACTGTCACGCGATTCGTCGATCGCCGTGCTCGGCGAGAAGCCCGGGAAGACCTGTGCGCCGGGGGCCGAGGCAGGTGTCGTGAAGGCGAACGGCCCGGCGACGTAGCTCTGCAGTTCGCCCGCAACGATCTTGTAGTTCTCGTTGCGCCATTCGGCACCGAGCGCGAGCGAGGAATCGCCGATGCCCAGGTTGATGTCGCGCTGCGCGTCGAAATTGACCGCCGTCTGGCCCGCACGCAGGCCGCCGGCGTTGAAATTGCGCTTGCTGACATCGCCGCCGAGCGAGGCGTTCCAGCTGTTCGACACGCCGTAATCCAGACGGTTCGAACCGTAGCCGATCGAGAGGTCGAGGTTCCATCCTGCGGCATCGCCGCGGACGCCAAAAGTGCCCGCGACATCCTCGATCGTGCTGTCGATCTGCGGCAGGAAGCCGTCGGGGTAGTAGGGCACCCCGCCGTTGGCGAGGTCGCGGTTACGGGTATCGAGCGATCGGCGGTAGAAGCCGGTGCCGTTGCCGTCGCGGATGCCGTAGCTGCCGAAGCTGTAGAGCTCCCAGTCGGCGCCGAGGTCCATCCCGGCGTTGACGAAGAAGTTGAACGCTTGCGATTCGCCGTCGCCATAACGGTGGCTGAAACGGTCGAAACTGGTTTCGCGCGGGTCGCCCGTGCCCGAATACTGGCGACGCAGGTCGGGGCCGGACCGGTTGGTCGGCGAACGGTCGACATATTCGGCGGTGAAATTGAGATAGCCGCCGACGCCGACCGGCAGACCGATGTTGGTGCCGATCGTCCAGGTTTCGCCGTCGCGGCGCTTGCGCTCCTCGTCGCTGAAGACGATGTTCGGATTGTCGCTCGCGCCGGTTGTCGGAGAGACGCTGGCGATCTCGAACACGTCTTCCATCGTGGTGCGGTACTTGCCGTAGGACGCGCGGGCGATCCCGCCTTCGCTCTTCTTGAGCTGGATGTTGATCACCCCGGCAATCGCGTCGGATCCGTAAAGCGACGAGGCGCCGTCGCGCAGCACTTCGATGCGGCCGATCGCCAGCGGCGGGATGGCATTCATGTCGACGCCCGCCGAACCGCGACCGATCGAGCCGTTGAGGTTGAGCAGCGAGGAGATGTGGCGGCGCTTGCCGTTGACCAGCACGAGCACCTGGTCGGGCGCGAGGCCACGCAGGGTCGCCGGACGCAGCGAGTCCGTACCGTCGGTCAGCGAGGGCTGGGGGAAGTTGAACGAGGGAACGAGATTGTTGAGCAACCTGTTCGTTTCGGTGGTTCCTTGCTGGAGCAGGGCATCGGATGAGATGACGTCGATCGGGACCGAGCTTTCGGCCACGGTGCGATCGGTCCGGCGGGTACCGGTGACGATGATCTGCTGTTCGGGCACGGCTTCGCCGGCTTCGCTGGCGCCGTCGATTTCCTGCGCCAGCGCGGGCTGGGCGAATGATGCCAGGCCGACGCCGCTGGCGGCCGCGAGCAGATAAGTCTTGAAACGCATAACCATTTCCTCCGCATGGTATGAACCGCGCGAGGATGGCCACTTGCGTCTCAAAAGATAAGCGTCACCGCCACTTGAACAGCATTATTTCACCGACTGTAACTTCTCCGTCACAATGCTGCGCGGATCACTTTGCGGCAGCTTCCGCCAGTCCCCGCGTGATCTGGTCGCCGACTGCTTCCCGCAGCGCCGCGCATTCCCGCACGACTGCCAGCGAACGATCGAGATCGAGCTGGCCGCTGCCCTGGCTGGCGATGAAGGGTGTCAGCGCGGCCTGGACCGCTTCCGCTTCGCTGGCGCTGCAGAACCCGCCGCCCAGCCCGAACATCTGGTTGCCGAAGCCGGAGAACCAGTCGGCCACGGTGTCGAAGTTCGCCACCGCGTAGTCGAAGGTCGCCTGCCGCGTGGCGGGTGAGCCGAGGAGCGGGAACAGCGTGTAGATCTTCTCGAGGCTGTTGAGCTTGGGATTGTCGGTCAGGCCGAAGACGTAGGGCGCGAGGTCCGGGCGATCGATGCCGCCCAGTGCCTGCACCCCCGCCTGCCGGAAGCGCGAGTCCGTGCTGGCGAGAACCGCTTCGAACAGGCGCTGCGAAGCCGGCTGGCCGCCTTGCTGTACGTAAGCCGAGAAAGCCTGCGCCTGGTATGCCGGGTCGAGCGCATCGGCGTCTCCGGCGAGCGACGCTGCAGCTGCCGCGGCGAGCTTGTCGCGCAGAGCCTCATCCTCGCCGGAGCCGAAAAGGAAAGCGACCAGGCGCTGGCGGAGCGAGGACACTTCGGGATCTTCGCTCGCGTAGGCACCGCGCGAGAAATCGGTGCCGAGGCTCGCCAGCCGCTCGGAGTAGAGCGAGCGGATGAAGGCGGCGTAGTTCTTGCGATCCTGTGCCGTCATCAGCCGGTTCTTGAGGCTCGACAGCTTGCCGGGGATGAAGGCGGCGACATCTGCTTCCGGGTGGGCTGCAAGGACTCTCGCCGTAGCGAGAACCTGGCTGAAATCGGTCGCGCCGGCCATGAAGCCGGCATAGGCGCTGTCGGCAACCGCCAGTGCTTCGCGCGCGGGCAGGCCGGGGGCAGCCGCGATCAGCCGGCTCCAGTCCTGTTCGGGCAGCGCGAAACGGTAATAGCCGTTGCCTCCGGCGTTGGGCATCAGATACGCGCCCTTGCCCACGTCGAAGCCGGGCAGATCCCCGCTCTTGCCGTCGAGCAAGGTGCATTCCTGCTTGATCCCGTTGCTCGCGCAGACCGGGATGATCCACTGCGACATGCTTTCGCGCTCGACCCCGATCGGCGTGAAGTGCGATTGGGCGATTGCATATCCGTCGCCCTTGCGGGTCACGGTAACCAGGGGCACGCCGCGCTGGCTGGTGAAGCTCTGGAACGCGGGAACGATGCGCGGGTCGTCCGACACGCTGCCGATCGAGTCGTAGAATTCCTCGGCCGTGGCATTGCCCCAGGCGAACCGCTGCAAGTGTCGGCGGACGCCCGCTTGGAAGGCCTGTTCGCCGAGGTAGCTTTCGAACATGCCGAGGACGTGGCCGCCCTTCTGGTAGGTGATTCCGTCGAAAGTCGCCTTGATGTCCTCGTTGCGCAGGACTTCCTGGTGGATCGGACGCCCGATGGTGCGCGAATCGTCGTCCATCGTGGCGAGCGCACCGGAAATCTGCGCGACCCCGATCCCGAGGCTCGGATCCCAGGCTTCGCCGATCTTGTCGCCCATCCAGCTGGCGAAGGCCTCGTTCAGCCAGATGTCGTCCCACCAGCGCGGGGTGACCAGATTGCCGAACCACTGGTGCGCCAGCTCGTGCGCGACGACGTTGCCGAAACTCGCCTTCTGCGAATTGGGCGCATCCTCGCCCATCAGCAGCAACGGGTCCATGTAGGTGATGAGCCCGGCGTTCTCCATCGCGCCGCCCATGATCGGCGAGGCGATCTGGTCGAGCTTTTCGTAAGGATATTCGATGCCGAAATAGTTCTCGAGCAGCCCGAGGATCTCGGGCGTTTCCGACAGGCCGTAAGCGAGCTTGTCTTCCTGCCCCGCGGTCGCGATGTGCCGCAGTTCGAGAGGCCTTTTCCTGACTTCGTTGGCCGGGACGGTCAGGCCCTTCTCGGTGAAATCACCGACCGCGAGCGCCACCAGATAGCTCGGCAGCGGCTTGGTCGGGGCGAAATCGTAGCGCACCCGGTCGCCTGCCAGCGGACGCTCGCGCACCAGCGGCGTATTGGCATAGGCCCACTGGTCCTTCGGCACGGTGATGGAGATCTGGTAGGGCGTCTTGTGGCGGGGTTCGTCGAAGCCAGGGAACATCCGCCGCGCATCGAACGGCTCCATCTGCGTCCACGCGTACCACTTGTCGCCGACCTGGACACGGTAGAGCCCCTCCGCGCCGACCCTGAACTGCGAGCTGTAGTCGAACACGAGCCGGTAGTCCCCGGCGGGCAGTTCGCGTGCGAAATCGAGCGCGGCGACGCCGGTGGTCAGGACCTGTTCGTAGGTCGCGCCGATCACGCTGCCATCGGACGCGACGGCGCTGACCGAGTGCATGTCGAGCCCCATCCCGTGCAGGTAGAGGCGGCTGGTCGCCTCGTTCAGCGTCATGTCGATTTCGGTGTGCCCGCTGAAGGTTTCCTTCGCCGGGTCGACGGCCATGTCGATGCGATAGGATCTGGGCGCGGCGCGATCGCTCAATTCGCCGACGGGCGGCTCTTCTGCGGCAATGGCTGCGGTGGTGGCGAAGAGCGAAGCGGACAGTGCGAGCACTGCGGAAAAGCGACGGCGCATACATTCTCCCGGAAAAGGAAAGGGCAAGCCGTCAGTCCCTCCGGCCCGCCCCGTCCGATAGCGCAACTGCTAACAGTTGAAACCGGTTTTGCAAGCGCCGACTGCGCCGCCTATTCCGCCACGGTCCAGCTGGTGACGATGCGGTTGGAAGGGCCGTCGGGCTCGATCACCACGATCGATCCGCGCGAGCGCAACCGCTCCGCCAGCGCTGCCACCGGCGCCTCCGGCCCCGCGAGCGAAACCGGGGTTCCGGTGCGCCGCGCCGCCCATTCGAGCAGGTGCAGTTGGTCGGTCGCGCTGTCGGGCACCTTGCCGTCTTCCACGGGGATGTCGGGCAGCGCGACCAGCGGCGGGCGCAGTTGCACGCTCCAGCCGGCCACGCTGGCGGAGATCCGCTGTTCGAGCGCGCGGTATCCGGACAATGTCAGCCCGTCGAGCGGCCTTGCCGTGACCATCGCGCGCCGGTTGCTCCGGTCGATCGTGACGTCTTCCTTGCCGACCCCGGCGACGAGCGCGAGCTCGCTGGTCATGGTCGCGATCTGGCGTTCGGTCGCGGCTTCCTGCTCGGCAGCGCGAGCCCGGGCAAGCTCGGCCTGCTCGGCAGCGCCCGGATTTGCGCCGACCCGGAACTGGTCGATCGACACGTTGGCATTTTCGCCGAGCTGGCGCTCGACTTCGGCAGTGACACTGGCATTGGCGCCCGACCGGAATTCCGGCGTCAGGACCGTCGCGGTGATGCCCACCGGACTGCTGTCCCAGTCGATCTCCAACGAGCTGATCCGTGCCTTGGGCGGAAAGGCAGCGGTGATCGCCGTGCGCGCGATGCGCGTCCCGTTCGTCTCGGTGACGATCTGTCGCAGCGACAGGAAAAGCGGAATGGCGAGCGCCACGAACACGACGAAGATCCCGATGCTCTGAAACCAGCCCTGCCGGCTCGAAAGCGTGGTCCTGAAGCCGTAAAGCCGCGCCATGACGGTTGCCGTCAATGCAATGGTCAGGAAGTTGGTCACGTAGAGCGCCAGTGCGCCGCCGAACACGGTCCAGTTGAGCGTCGCCAGGCCGAAACCGACGACCGCGAGCGGCGGCATGAGGGCGGTCGCGATGGCGACGCCGACGATTGTCCCCTCGCGCCCGCGGATCATCGCATAACTGCCGGCGAGCGAGGAAAACAGCGCCACCATCAGGTCGAAGATATTGGGCCGGGTGCGCGAGGCGATCTCCTCGGTGACCGTCTGTAGCGGCGAGACCAGCACGATAAGCGCGCTGAACCCGACCGCCACGATCGAACCGATGGCCAGCGACTTGGCGCTGATCCGCAGCCACTTCTGCTTGCCCGACGCCAGCGCGAATCCGACGCCGAGGATCGGGTTCATCAACGGCGAGAGCAGCATGGCCCCGATGACGACCGCGGGGGAACTGAGCAGCAGGCCCAGGATCGCGATGCCCGCCGACATCGTCGTCATGAAGATATAACGCGGCGTCGCCGGGCTTTCGGAAGCGATCTTGGCGATCACCGCCTGCTGGTCGATGCTGTCGCGCACGTCGCGCTGCCACCAGCCGCGGATCGGCGCGATGGCGCGGCCGATCGGACTGTAGACCCAGCTGGCGACCCGTTCCGCCTGTTCCATGGCGGTGGGATCGGGCCGACCGAGCGCTTCTTCTGCGGGCTCGCTATCGGCGCGTTGTTTGCCGGAGGTGGTCGTGGGGCTGTCCATGCGGCGGCGCGACTACAGCGGGTTGCCGTCCTGGTCGCGGAAAATCTCGCGCCGGCCGACGTGGTTGGCAGGGCCGACGAGGCCTTCGGACTCCATCCGCTCGATCCACTTGGCCGCCGTGTTGTAACCGACACCCATCTGCCGCTGGAGCCACGAACCCGATGCCTTCTGGTTCTCGATCACGATCTGGCAGGCCTGGCGATACTTGCGCTCGTCGGGATTGTCCGAGGCGGTGAACTCGTCCTCGAAGTTGAAGCCACCGCCATCTTCGGGCTCTTCGGTGACCGCATCGATGTAGTCCGGGCTGCCCTGGCCGCGCCAGTGGCTCGCCACTTCCTCGACTTCCTCGTCTGAGACGAACGGCCCGTGGACGCGCACCAGCGCCCCGGTCGACGGCTTGTAGAGCATGTCGCCGCGCCCGAGCAGCTGTTCCGCGCCCTGTTCGCCCAGGATGGTCCGGCTGTCGATCCGGCTGGTGACGTTGAAGCTGATGCGGGTCGGCAGGTTGGCCTTGATGACGCCGGTGATGACGTCGACCGAGGGGCGCTGCGTCGCCATGATCAGGTGGATGCCAGCCGCGCGCGACTTCTGGCTTAGGCGCTGGATCAGCACTTCGATTTCCTTGCCGACGGTGACCATCAGGTCGGCGAGCTCGTCGACGATCAGCACGATCTGCGGCAGCACCTCGTAATCGAGCTGTTCTTCCTCGAACAGTTCCTCGCCGGTGTCCGGGTCGAAGCCGGTCTGCACCCGGCGGCCCAGCGGCTTGCCCTTGGCGATCGCGGTCTTCACCCGGTCGTTGAAGCCGCCGATGTTGCGGGCGCCGATGCTCGACATCATGCGATAGCGGCGCTCCATTTCCTCGACCGCCCATTTCAGTGCGCGAACCGACTTGTGCGGCTCGGTCACGACCGGCGAGAGCAAGTGCGGGATATCGTCGTAGCTCTTGAGTTCGAGCACCTTGGGATCGATCAGGATCAAGCGGCATTCAGCCGGCGTGAACCGGTAGAGCAGGCTCATCAGGATGCAGTTCAGACCGACCGACTTGCCCGAACCGGTGGTCCCCGCGACCAGCAGGTGCGGCATGGCGGCAAGGTCGGCCACGATCGGCTCGCCCGCAATGTCCTTGCCCAGGATGATCGGCAGATTGCCCTTGTTGTCGGCGAAAGCCTCGCTCGCCATCAGCTCTTTCAGAGCGACCATCTGGCGATCGGCATTGGGCAGTTCGATGCCGAGCACGGTCTTGCCGGGAATCGACGAAACGCGCGCCGAGATCGCGCTCATGTTGCGGGCGATGTCCTCGGCGAGGCCGACCACGCGGCTCGCCTTGATCCCGGGTGCAGGCTCCAGCTCGTACATGGTCACGACCGGGCCGGTGCGGACAGCGGTGATCTCGCCCTTGACGTTGAAATCGTCGAGCACGTTCTCGAGCAGGCGCGCGTTGCGCTCCAGCGCCATCTTGTCGAGCTTGGGCGCATTGTTCGCCGGCGGATCGGTAAGCAGTTCCAGGCTCGGCAGCTCGTAATTGGCGAACAGGTCCTTCTGCTGCGCCTTGGGCTTGGCTTTCGCGGGCC containing:
- a CDS encoding acyl-CoA thioesterase produces the protein MTARFRQEFVAEPQHIDELGHVNNTVWVGWVQDMATAHWQAAADAEHRERFFWVVIRHEIDYRGNIGPGETVTGETWIEGGPKGAKSLRRVDFRDSEGRLIVSAATTWAMLERESQRLARVRPEILAPFQ
- a CDS encoding OprO/OprP family phosphate-selective porin; the protein is MKFPITSAVVAVAVASGWALPAQAQDADSAAVQQELAEMRAMMARMAARIDTLEGELAQAEAKADAAQTSAGEAVASAAAAQETASKAPSIAWKGAPLIEGEGGWSFKPRGRLMYDVGFSSAPSSTGRADGFGNEARRARLGVEGDIPGGFGYKFELDFAGGEVDATDAYLSYGDGPIEVIVGQHNNFQSLDELTSSLHSSFIERAAFTDAFGFERRVGASVTYKQGIVLAQAGLFTDNINDTSSKNRGADARLVLMPKMGDAQLHLGGSVHYNDLDDPAASVRYRQRPFVHFTSERFVNTGNLAAASETGYGLEGAVIAGPFHAAAEGFWQQVSRPGALSDPTFFGGYAEVGYFLTSGDSRGYKSGKFDRVKPANPVGKGGFGSVQVNLRYDYLDLNDAGITGGIQNAYQASLIWKPTDYVLFSLNYGKQAYDDAVYAAAGGDTSYSVDAFGARAQVDF
- a CDS encoding substrate-binding domain-containing protein gives rise to the protein MKLFKSACFAAVATLALAGCGENSAGGGARDSIRAVGSSTVYPFAKNVAESFVRSHPDYKSPIIESIGSGAGIAEFCKGVGANTADIANASRRMKASEFADCQANGVNEIVEIQVGLDGIALASAKGGIDMALTPELVYKALAARPFGKEQIAKTWKDVDPSFPATPILVYGPPSTSGTRDALKELILEAGCKTDPATAALKDSNEDEFKKVCTEVRSDGAYVDQGEQDNLIVQKIEGNPNAVGIFGYSYLEENADKVHGLTMNGVEPTYENIASFEYPGARPLFMYVKKAHLDAIPGLKEFLAEWTTMWSKDGPLAKIGLVASPDDVMAKNQAAATQFTTLDGSELK
- a CDS encoding TonB-dependent receptor plug domain-containing protein yields the protein MRFKTYLLAAASGVGLASFAQPALAQEIDGASEAGEAVPEQQIIVTGTRRTDRTVAESSVPIDVISSDALLQQGTTETNRLLNNLVPSFNFPQPSLTDGTDSLRPATLRGLAPDQVLVLVNGKRRHISSLLNLNGSIGRGSAGVDMNAIPPLAIGRIEVLRDGASSLYGSDAIAGVINIQLKKSEGGIARASYGKYRTTMEDVFEIASVSPTTGASDNPNIVFSDEERKRRDGETWTIGTNIGLPVGVGGYLNFTAEYVDRSPTNRSGPDLRRQYSGTGDPRETSFDRFSHRYGDGESQAFNFFVNAGMDLGADWELYSFGSYGIRDGNGTGFYRRSLDTRNRDLANGGVPYYPDGFLPQIDSTIEDVAGTFGVRGDAAGWNLDLSIGYGSNRLDYGVSNSWNASLGGDVSKRNFNAGGLRAGQTAVNFDAQRDINLGIGDSSLALGAEWRNENYKIVAGELQSYVAGPFAFTTPASAPGAQVFPGFSPSTAIDESRDSYAVYAELDTDLSDMFNIQVAGRYEHFSDFGSTINGKVAARFEPIDGLGIRGSASTGFRAPGMAQQYFSTTSTNNVGGQLIEVGTFPVGSPIAIALGSQPLEPEESLNLSAGVVFTMVPGLSITADYYNIEINDRIVLTENLQGADVEQILQNAGVVGTSGRFFINGIDTRTQGLDIVGSYRVPEFGIGTLRLNVGFNINDTKITDRRDFSGFTANRLFARQESLRLTDGQPSNKLNLGASLDNGPFGLTVNANRYGKILLADGVTTATLNGLASSDANPQIRNDISVPAGEAPGDIELSPKWVVDLEARVKPTDFFELAVGANNLLDEYPDRLPVGVVDGVNFGTNNSFLPYSSLSPFGFSGRFLYVRGTVTF
- a CDS encoding M1 family metallopeptidase encodes the protein MRRRFSAVLALSASLFATTAAIAAEEPPVGELSDRAAPRSYRIDMAVDPAKETFSGHTEIDMTLNEATSRLYLHGMGLDMHSVSAVASDGSVIGATYEQVLTTGVAALDFARELPAGDYRLVFDYSSQFRVGAEGLYRVQVGDKWYAWTQMEPFDARRMFPGFDEPRHKTPYQISITVPKDQWAYANTPLVRERPLAGDRVRYDFAPTKPLPSYLVALAVGDFTEKGLTVPANEVRKRPLELRHIATAGQEDKLAYGLSETPEILGLLENYFGIEYPYEKLDQIASPIMGGAMENAGLITYMDPLLLMGEDAPNSQKASFGNVVAHELAHQWFGNLVTPRWWDDIWLNEAFASWMGDKIGEAWDPSLGIGVAQISGALATMDDDSRTIGRPIHQEVLRNEDIKATFDGITYQKGGHVLGMFESYLGEQAFQAGVRRHLQRFAWGNATAEEFYDSIGSVSDDPRIVPAFQSFTSQRGVPLVTVTRKGDGYAIAQSHFTPIGVERESMSQWIIPVCASNGIKQECTLLDGKSGDLPGFDVGKGAYLMPNAGGNGYYRFALPEQDWSRLIAAAPGLPAREALAVADSAYAGFMAGATDFSQVLATARVLAAHPEADVAAFIPGKLSSLKNRLMTAQDRKNYAAFIRSLYSERLASLGTDFSRGAYASEDPEVSSLRQRLVAFLFGSGEDEALRDKLAAAAAASLAGDADALDPAYQAQAFSAYVQQGGQPASQRLFEAVLASTDSRFRQAGVQALGGIDRPDLAPYVFGLTDNPKLNSLEKIYTLFPLLGSPATRQATFDYAVANFDTVADWFSGFGNQMFGLGGGFCSASEAEAVQAALTPFIASQGSGQLDLDRSLAVVRECAALREAVGDQITRGLAEAAAK
- a CDS encoding DUF389 domain-containing protein, with product MDSPTTTSGKQRADSEPAEEALGRPDPTAMEQAERVASWVYSPIGRAIAPIRGWWQRDVRDSIDQQAVIAKIASESPATPRYIFMTTMSAGIAILGLLLSSPAVVIGAMLLSPLMNPILGVGFALASGKQKWLRISAKSLAIGSIVAVGFSALIVLVSPLQTVTEEIASRTRPNIFDLMVALFSSLAGSYAMIRGREGTIVGVAIATALMPPLAVVGFGLATLNWTVFGGALALYVTNFLTIALTATVMARLYGFRTTLSSRQGWFQSIGIFVVFVALAIPLFLSLRQIVTETNGTRIARTAITAAFPPKARISSLEIDWDSSPVGITATVLTPEFRSGANASVTAEVERQLGENANVSIDQFRVGANPGAAEQAELARARAAEQEAATERQIATMTSELALVAGVGKEDVTIDRSNRRAMVTARPLDGLTLSGYRALEQRISASVAGWSVQLRPPLVALPDIPVEDGKVPDSATDQLHLLEWAARRTGTPVSLAGPEAPVAALAERLRSRGSIVVIEPDGPSNRIVTSWTVAE